In Lactuca sativa cultivar Salinas chromosome 5, Lsat_Salinas_v11, whole genome shotgun sequence, the DNA window ACAAGTGTTGTTCATGGGTTAGTTCTTAAACCAAGGTCACCGCCTTTTAAAGATACGTGTTTTCTCCTCCCAATTTTGGTGGTTTCGAGAAACTCCACCGCTTCTCTATCTTTCTTCCGATCGACAAATCCTAAACGTACCCCATCGCCATTACATCTTCTGCCTATATGTTTTTCCGGCTTTCATGAAAAGGTTTACGCATCGCATATTTCCTCCACCATCGTCTTCACCGAGAAGCCAGCCTCACCACCACCATCGACGTCCTTTTCATCCCTAGCCCAGATAAAATCGAAAGGAAAATCAAAGAAGAAACCACACATCCTCAGCAACACCATCCAACCACCCTCTAAGTATTCCGACCACCGGATGTAAGTAAGAAAATCATGAATTACGGCCTTTTATCCTTGCGGTTACGTAATTTGTGGTGAAAACAAAGCTTTTACCTCAGATGACGAATTCCTTCACTCATTGTGTTCATTAACAAATATTGCACTCTAACTGTTTGTTGATTTGCCACAACCTATCGAGGATAAATCAGAAGAGGGTTCAGTCCACAGAGGTAATTCAAATAAAATAAAGATAACACATTAAGTGATTCcaattttggttttgattttcaaaagtttaaatagattaattaatcGATTACTTCTTCAGATGTTGTTATTGCTAGAGTTTCAACAGAGAAGAAAGACATTCTAATTAGACCATGGGAAGAAAGCGAGAAATCAAAGAACAGCAAGAAAGCAGACTTACAAGCTGAATCGAAGAAGATTGAGATAACATTTACATCATATCATCGATAATCGATAATGAAATATGTTGAAATAAAATCATGTAATTGAAAAATAATTGTTAAGTACACCCCTTTTGGCAAGATCAAAATTTAGTTGAGCTGGAAAAAATTTACACCTTTTTTGGTAAGATCAAAATAAGAATCATCAAAGGGTAAGTGTAAAATTATTTATATACCTTTATTCCAtatattattttcttaaaataagcaTAATTTGCCAAAGAAAACACCATAAAAATATTAATCTTCAAGCAACAGGAGCACATTCAACCATTAAATTAAGGGCATTTTTGTCCTTTGTTGCATTCGCAGAAAAGATCAACAGGGAAGAGGTATTTATAATGCCACCAGTTATGTTAAATCTTAATACTTTCTTTATATGGTGTTGGCCACATGCTATTGTTCTATACAATTTCTTGATTACTGATTTGGTTGCTTTGATAAATTGTTAGAAAGGTGGTGGAGATTACTCGGTTTGATTCATAATATTCATATTATTTTTGATTTGCTTATTTCTAAGTTAGAGACTTGGCTTTAAATGTTATATGTGTAACTTCTTATTTCAAGATCTATTGGAATATTCTTACATTTTAACAAAGATTTTTGGCTGTGGAAACTGTTTTGCAGACCTTCAAATGTTAAATTCAACCAAAGCTACATCGATTGCATCATTAAAGGTTAAGGAagcagggtttttttttttttttttttcattttcacttTATTTTTCGTACTTTTTTCTATGTCATATGGATCGATTATGCTTCACTCGCTTATTATTTGTGTGCAAAAGCGTGGAAATCTACTTCATTGGGATCgattttgtttgtttttctaCAATTACGATAATATCTGCCTTCATGGTCGATCATCCCAAGGTATTCCGATCGTTTTTTCCTTGACTTTTTTTTGATAGAGATGAGTAGGGACTGTTTTTTCCATTTATGGCAATGCACTTTCATTTGTGTCTATTTTATAATTTGTAGCAAATctcattaaattaataaaaatgacCATGTATGGGCTTTTTAGCCAtttatatcaatgtacttttattaTATTTACAAAGATTCATTAAAATGTCCATTAATGGGGGATTTTATATTTATACCAACGTATtttcaaattaattatttaattggtCTTTAACTTATCTTTTTAAATAAATGGTAGAGCAAATTGCATATTTTGTGTTTGCATTAGACACCACCAAATTTATTTAGCTTAATAAATTATGAATAATTTATTAAGCTAAATAAATTTGGTTGTCTCTAAATTTAGTTATATTTTTTTGTCCCGATTCCATGAATTTATGATATTAAGGTTATATCAATTTCTGATGTTTTTAAATGATGCaccaaactaataaaataatttataattgTAACTATGGTTGTATAAATGGGCGAATTACACATACGtactttcttataaatttaaGGTTTATGGATATGTTGGAAATGACTATGACCACGCCGTATACAGGACATCCAATTCCCGACTTTCCCCGAACCATAGCGAAGCAAGGGCATTCCCCCtagtttaaaattaaattaaagattggtcatttttaatgtttttatttttgtgtttaattatagtttactagtatttaaaaaaataaattcttAATACTCTTTAACCTGTTGCAAAAAGTAAGTTATATATCATCAAGATTTCATTTCACATAAATTAGTTATCACAATACAAATAGTTTAGTGAGAAAAAAAACGGAAACAAGATCCCGCAGCTAAACTTTTTTGTatgataaaatcaaattttttgaagactacatctatagatctaggggatataacattgttATGTATAATCCGTTGTATTATATTAAGAAGTTTCATCGTGTCCGGTGCAAGGAAACAATGACAAATCTATAACAAAAAACAACGTGGTTccttatttaaatgaaaatgaaaaaaatatgaaaatatagGTCTTTTAGCAAAAATAAGCTAGGTCCTAACttttttctatatatatttgttgtattGAAAAAAAAGGTAGGTCATAGGACCTACCTTGTGAATGCTTAGCTACGCCCCTACGAAGAAACCAAACATATCAAACGCAAATGGTATAAACACGTGTTGGTTTTCCAAGCGCGATTTCTCATGTTTTGTGACTTTGCATGTGATAGCTTTTAAAGCAGCATGTACCGCATTAAAACTCCCAACCCTCAAGCCCACGAGAGGGGATACTTATGTAAGATCCACACAAGTGTGTTCCCTCTAACTCATCTAAAAACCAAAACATCATTCGGTGTAAGAATTGACCTTCCTTTTGTCAGGTCAGTTAATTTAttacaaaaaataataattagataaactcatatatgttttaaataataatacAATATGCAAATGGACCCTTACTTTTTCTTCGTACCCAATACAATTTCCATAAATCATAGGTGGTGGTTGAACCCTCTATCACAGATTTGTCAGCGAACAACATTTCTTTGAACCAACTGAGGACCCCCATAATCCTCTTTATCATTAGACGGTTGTACGTTTGCATCCTTCGTAATGGTGATTTTGAAACTCTCAAGGGGGATTATATCATTGAGTTTGGTATCATAATAGTTGATACCCATTAGACATTTGTTGATACGGGTTCCCATAGATTTAAACCACGATGCATCTGCTGAAAAATAGCCACCTTCCCATTAACTATTTTATATAGTTGATGTGAGAGTCTGGAAATCTAAAACTCCCAAAAACCAGTGGGCCTGCGATATATTGATAGGGATGTAAACTTGCAAAACAAATGTTAGAATTaactaattatcaaataacattttCTTATAAGTGATTATTACTTAGATAATGTAATTGAAATACAAGTATATTGTATCACACTCAAACCAGGTCAGGTAAATGGATCCATCAACTATGTTACACCACTCCTCTATATTTGTGTTGAAAGTCGTCGATACAAATATCCACCAAACATCATCTCATCCTTATCATCAACGAAATCCAGATCATATGATGTGTTGTCAATCAACACATGTAAAATAAAGTAAGTACCTAATTGATTGATTAGTGTGTAATGATCACATGTGTATGTAACTTACATCACATTCCAACCGGCCCGAGTCAATGTCCCTATAAATATGCATCTAAAACTCCATCGTTGTTATATAAGTGAGAAACTGGTGAACAAACAGTAGTGAAGCATCCCTTTTTTCATATAGAGTGTGAATGCTATCAGCTATACAATTGTCCCACGTTGGTGGGTGTTGGCGTGCAACGTCTTTCTTTTTCATATGTATCCATGGGGACCTCAACCATATAGATGTATGTGTTGCTGGATGGGTACGACTAAGAGCCAGCAGTAGCATTTTGTAATTTGCCTAGGAAATCTCTTTTATCTCCAACGAGTATACAAATGAAGGCGTAAGTATATTGTCTATCTATATAGTAGACTTCTGCTCCACTCCGTCAAACTgcaaaaagaaaatattatatttagttaAGTTTTTAATAATACACGAACGTGTAAAAAATACATATGTAATTGTTGACGAACCTCATAGTCATGAGTCTAAAAGTCATCATCTTATAAAGTATCACGATCCTATATGCTAAATGGTTGTACAGGGGTAACCTTGTTACCCTAAAATCATTTAATAGTTTCATGTAATTAAATTATCAACAATGCAATAAGAATGTACCATAAAGTTAAATAAGAATGTAAGGGAGTTAAATAAGAATGTACCTCCAACCTATGTGAGATACCAACAGTCTTTGTGACAACCTTATTATTAGGATGTACCACAACTTTGAGTTGTAAAATATGTATACCATGTGCTATCAACTCCCTCTGAAATTCTTAAAGCTCCTTTGTAAGTCCATTATATTATTTTGTCCTTATATAAGGTACactttgtggtggtggtggtggggggttggatgcatataaacatattctATCATCTCATCGTGCCTATTTTTGTGGAGGCTCATAATTAGATGACTTTGCGATGTGATGACGTGAGAGGCGGTGCCCTATGAACATATGAAGTAAGTAAAGTATCGTATTCAATCCATACGAAGCTAAAAGACCACTAGACCGCAAGACTCTCATCTTTTTTCGACTGCAACTTCTCTATAAGTTTATTCCCCCCTAACATAATTATAGATCAATTGTTAACTTCATTATACATAGgggtgaaaatgaaaattttataaatataagcATACCTTTTGAACGTCAATGAAGTTTTCATATTGATGCTTCTTTAAAATCCTAATCTTGAACCATCCAACAACCAAATGGATTACATTCGTTTGTCGGGTAGCAAACAAATAGCTGAATGAAAAACTCCAGAAAATCCATATCTTAAATAATCATGTATTAAACATATTAGCAAACATAAAACATTAAATTGATAAATAATAATCATGTATTTTaccttaaaaatatttttaaatatgtCAGTTTTTtaggttttgttttgtttttctttttttttttgttttgttttttttttgacgGGATGAATAAGCTTATTGAATATCGTCTCTAGCATATTAGCAAACATAAAACATTAAATCAATAATCATGTATTTGacattaaaaacatataaaaatccgCTAGGTTGTATGTCAATTTTTGAGGTTGTGTTTCTTTTTCTTTGATGGAATGAATAAGCTTATAAAGCTCATCTCTAGCTGAAATTACAATTGATACCAAATTATTTTCCTCCACAGATATCCGCGACACCAAAAAAATGCACAATTAATTCTGTAAATAACAttactaataatatttataatttaaCGACATGATACAGGTTGAAATCATCAAAGTTGGACACCAAATTGAAATACTCATCCTTCACGTTTTGACGAGGTAACCGGCCGTTAAACCCCTTCTTCAACAAATATATTATACATACTCGGACCGCATCCTCCTTCAATAACTCATTACTGATGTTTCAAAGACATTAATAAAATCTTTCAATTTTACAGAATCAATCGTCTGACCGTGGGAAAGACACATAATTAGAAGGCGTGACCGGAATCCAAAGATACAAAATATTCACCAAACTGTGAGCATAGGAAATGGTTTTAATGATATTCAACAATAAAAACCACAAGCCACTTACAGGTTGTTTTTCTTTGATTAATAAGCTTTATGGATTCAACACTTATTGACCTAATGTTTCTTTTTAACGTAAAATGCACAAGATTGCTTTAATACATCAAGCAAATAAAACCTGTCATATATTAAGAGTTAAGACACCACCCAACTTGTAATGTATACATCACTTTATTCAGTCATTCGGCTACTTTACATTTACACATACATACGTGACTTGATGGAGAAAAAGACTATTTATATCTCATAGGCAGGGAACCTAGCCATGGATGGATCTACCatgtctagaaaaagataagctGTACCTCCAATGCCTTCAAATAGTGAAAAGGGTCGATCACCTCCATGCATTGACCCTTGAGTTataagggtttgacttttatgaTAGAGGAAGGTGGCAAAAGCTTTGGCTCTGTATAAGAACTTGATGTCACCTGTTAAGCGATAAAGGGAAAGAAAAACGTACGCATTGCCACTGATTCCATGACAGATTCCAACTTTTTTAAGTAAACCGCGTTTCCATACCACCTCTCCCGCATCAATTGCTGCCTTTAAAAACTCATCACTTCCAAAAACCTATTAAGATTTTAACAAACTTGAGTGTTTTAGAAGATTTTTTAAGTTTAAGTTTATCAAATATCAATGGTTGAATACATACTGTGGCTGCTTTGGTGAGTGTAAGAACCATCCCAGGAGCACCATGGCACCAATGAATTAAGTGGTCTGAATTACTACTTTCACTTGATCGATAGTTTCCACTAGAAAAACGGTTGTTAATCATGTAAATAAGTGTACCCTTAACATCTTTCAATTCATCTTCAGTCAACTCCATGTCCATTAAGACATTCATTATCCCTGCTAACCCATGAGCAGCTCCCCAATACCTTTTTCCATACCACTCATACATTAATGGACATTCACTAGTAGACATATTTCTACCAGCCTTGATAATTTCATCTTTGATTTCTCTCTGCAAACATAATAAAAATCAATTCTTTTTGCAAAAAGAATGTAAAGATGACAGACAATCACAAAGCTTTACCATGTGGGTGGAGGATATAATGTTTTCACCAAGATTCTTGTTAATGAACAAACATGCCCATAAGTAACCTGCTCTACCATATAATAGTTCATTTGGAAGATCTTTAGGAAGCTTAATCtgtaatgaaaaataaaatcaaaatccaATTGGCCCCATGAACACAATAAGAGCACACGTCATGTTTAATTACATCATCAAATGAATAACTACTACCTCTTTAAATCTTGTCAAATAGTGATTAAACAAGTGATCATCGTTGCTTTGTTTGGCCACGACGACACCAAGAGCAGATACACCGGCCTGACCACAGATGAATGTCACACGGCTGCGATCGCAATAAACTATTAATAACAATCGTCTTGCTCAAAAACAGATATGGAAACAGAGAATAATGTAAACCTAGAGCCAACAGAGGCGGAATCGCAAGCTTTAAGAATGTCTTTACATAAATCAAGATCTTTTTTGGTGTGGGTAACTTTGTAAGCTTTGAAAACCATGAAAGCTGTGCCTAAGGCACCTGTGTACAGTGTGTAATCCTTTAAACGTTTCCCGGTGTTTCCCCAAGTTTCCAACACAATCTATAATTGGGAACATGTGTAAATCAAAAATCAACACAAGGAAGAAAGGGAGAAAACAGAAATTAAGGGAATAAAGAAGTAGAAAATACAGTGTCTTTGAGGTCGAAGGCTGCTCGTTTGAGTTGATCGGAGAATAGGTTGTAGGGAAGAGATAGAGTCTTTGTCAGGGGATTTGTGGTGGTTTCAGGTGGCGGTGGTTCTTCTTCTTTGATGAATTCCGGCATTTCATTTGGATAGAAACGATCAGCCATTTTGGGTTGTGTTCGTTTGGACTTTGGAAGATGTGATCAGATTCTTGGAGGCTAAGGTAGAACCGTAGAAGCCAGAAGGTTTAGGGAAAATGCTTTCGAGCTAAATTGCTTATTGATTTATGttctaaatgattttttttttgggaaaaagaaAATGCATTTGAATTGCTTATTGATATAATATGTGTGTCGGAAAAAGGAAACAGCTAAATTGCTTCTTGATTTACGTGTTTTGTAAAAAGGAATTCAATAATCTACACGGGCAGAGTTTCGAACCGAAAAACTATTTTTTTCTTGGAGCCTTCGGACTTTCTGGGGCTTCCTTCGGGGCTAAGGGtttcctaggctttagggggtttagggagagagagagagagagagagagagagagaaagtggaaaTGAGTGAGAAGGCCGGCTGCCCTCATATGTCTTTTATAGGTGGGGCCTCgcaggtacgttgggcgtatcgaagctctacgcagggcgtactgcTTGGTTCGTACAACACGTGGCGAGATTTCGTTGGTGGTGCGTGGCTCATCTCGGACCGCAGAAGACAGAAGTACGTTGGGTGTTCCGagctccgtacgcggggcgtagtgcgAACGCTAGGCGTCCGAAGGTGTGCTGGGCGTACCCCCTCGCACAGTCTTCGTGATTTCTCActccaacttcaaaaattcatatcttttgtgtacgagctccgtttccgaCGCTCCTTATATTCATGCGTAGGCGGgaccgtactctacaactttcgtttagacattgtcagctaattctcgaccgattttaaatttatattcttTAACAAACCGGGACAAGATTAATCtgttaaaaactcataacttctttatccgatgtccgttttcgtctgtctttttaccgttgcgctactattaacgagatcttcgattctcgtttaggttgtgtcagctaaaaaccgctcgatcgtATATTTGAATTTCGGACTGTGCACTGTtgatccgaaacttagaaaaatcataacttcctcatacgaagtcagattttgggcattctttttatgtatgccctcggtttaacgaacactatgactttcgtttagattgctagggctaaaaagtcatctatcataaattcactatttacatcacgcagtgtcgtgccggttctgccgCGAATCTTCGACAAGtcacaacttcttcgttataactcggatttcggcgttctttgtatgtccggaatccttgtcatgaccactacaacttccttcgtAGATATCggatttatctaacattttatttttgacgtttatttttatcctttatttattatattattataaacaagtaataagcacataattcacataatattcaagtaattcataTTTATTACTTTAAAATGGGTTAaaatggttgacctagactattacaacATAATTAgtgcttagccctgaaacacgggcgttacaattctctcgcccttaggatgattccgtcccggaatcatgcatcagcaaacaaatgcggatagcgacttatcatgtcactctccgtttcccataTGAGGTTcgacccattcgaatgtttccatcgcacaagcaCTAAGTCAACCATCTTGGGTCGCAACTTCTTcatcttacggtcaacaattgcctcgtgctcttcaattagcctcttattctcattcatccttaactctgaaatttgaattatgtcgggaacttctcccatgaacttcctcaaataacacacatggaatgtGTCATggataccatctagttcttctagtagttctagcttgtaagcttggttcccaatcctctgaagaactttgaactgtccaataaaccttggactcaactttcctcatttcccaaatcttataagtcccttccatggtgagactttaagcaaaatcgaatctccaacttcgaatgtcaTCGATCGtctcttcttgtcagcataactcttttgacgatcctgagctactAACGTCTTTTCCCTAATtacttttcaacttttcagcagtttgatggactatcttggGGCCCATAAACTTCttttctccggcttcaagccaacaagacggcgtacgacacttttgtccatataaGGCTTGATAgagtgccatcttgatgctcaaaTGATGACTATGATGGGTttaagccataagaacatcctatgtgctcatgcaaaccctaatgcttggatctaggtttctctattgtacatgcaatgtatctaagacttacaatcttagatctaacatattataaactgaaattagggtttagagaattacctttgattgttatgtagcaataacaatctcaattcctccttgtaatgactttagaaagcttagagtcacaattgtcactcctctaatggctcacaaacaccaagatcaagagaatgaagaataaggagagaggaggctgcccaaaacgtccagaaaccctagtggaactcttagccacgtttttggggcttaagggtactatatatacatgtaggctattagagttttcaactaggaaaccctaatctaactgcttaagccctaagcagcccatggacccttttaaatatcccttggacgatttctaatgggtttccccatagaattcgtccaacctattattctaaggtgatccatagcccaaatgcaattatcgtataattacagttccagtcccttaagtttaattaatctcttttagccacaaaattaattatcaattaatttttgactaatattaattaaacaatatgatttctcctttaatatattattctcataatatattaataaatcataattaatcctttctctccataattcatcctatcaagttgctttggtgaaggcaacccaaaaggactatgcaccatcgggtcaagtacataccaaatagttatggacttagacactaatccaacagtctcccacttggataagtctaataactattctgcatatgacttcagatcctgatctgcaatcgtagcttccaaaagctgctgtcaactctgatcttatcagaaacgtgtgtcctttagataagggatcatatattcctccattctagatatcgtatagacgtgagacatgaattcgaatcattctctctatactgtttcctgacttccgatttatgacgaccgacaacagactacaattgatcacatcaaattagtctcggcttggccaagcgcttatgtgccatccctaaatcatcgaggggctcaaagatatcgtttttatcctactttggataaaaggaacggataaactttgattcaatgcttgcttgcactcacttaccgaatcacacacaacaatatattttataacaccaagttaatggtgcatttacatattatcaatgtgcaaccgactcgaaagatacaactcacacatctcggtttcaagaatataagatgttatcgtctcaccaatcattcgcgatacaattcatgaagtgatccaagtgagcgtgggtttaatccaatgcttaaatcgtattcataagcactcatgaacgtcgcagcaaacatttgcttatgtctaatacactttagacaatccacacaccaattcacgacagtctttattcatacctacttccaacatatgaacgactgtggtctattcgaataatttgattattctgaaataattaactattcaggaagtcaaaacatgcaaagtgaaacacaagaataatactaatcccatatggccccaaactctgggtataaataaaacattttatttaatcaccatattgattactcattatttgttgttttgggtaatcaacttcttacttgaattattactacacttttcccatgctcttagcatgcacacaatgtttacctacggtccttactttgtgaaatagatcaaatgaacacatttccaatcatactcatttcacaactcccaatccctttcacaagtgtaagaatatcaaattcttgctacttatagaatatgctagattctaacattttatgcaatgatcctttcgtaacgtcatagcacaaaaatcacaatgactattgccaatgaaattacaaagtcctctatttgagattgttacaatacaactccatagacatgatgtctctcactcaaagtacattcctttgaacatccttttgcataaaattttctaatctagacatagactctcaatatccaactcctaatatggaaacatttccatatttgccatatgacaacttattcttaatagaatcttatctattcataataatgtcgatatggtccatccaataccatacttccaactactcacaaacgaccaatcctcagcgagctttggatcgtcctttgatagttgtttaattatcttagtcaaaaccgattcttgtcctttttccctctaaatgcgctagacatttggaaaatttttagaatggtcaaatattatagcatttgcaatcaatcctatatccgaagcgtatgggacacgatgcataatgtcttacataaagatacgatactttatcaatcttttgccataatattttatgtgtcacgttctcacaattcgaactatgaagagggatgccataattataatcgaaatttgagaacgcactacgtatccttgactaaatttattaacattccacaacctaagcctttagatttgaaatgaagcataatattctctcccttaattatagcaaaacaactattcaaccattacgactttgcaaagtgtaactcttgtttttctataattaatgttgctaacttgcaatacttgccataataatcacacaagcacaacatttatgctcccactatcatgatgattattatcatataagcataacacttatgctcccactagctttgacatgtattcaaaaaacagcttaacttccagaaaaaacaatacctattgaatttcttaagttcatatttctaatacttaatgctttgataatcctttatctaagctcctcaaacttatacacctttgccttagatagctcatatgtgtgtctaaacaattcagacaattgtcaaatctcacaattcgaatcatggaaagggataccgtaaccataatcgaatttgagaatacaattttcacaatcactatcttcttaaaatctctcttagtggaagcatttcctcacagtcattttcatgaaggagataatcttatgacacttagattttaatggtgtatgtgttcctatccatgcgaatatgtcaaaaccaaggtttgcgacaaattcaaactcatatggaccaaattttctcaatcttgatttcttgcgttatggtaacacgagtgcccaccatgtcttccaagtaattAAGCAGCtgaccctttcctatcaatgtactttccattgatcaaggtgcttgcattttatgcgttcaaatgagaactcatagaactcacatgcataaataactcaattggaacggcacagaaacaagatagtgtcaacacgataggttgtaaacctcaagtcgtgtgctagtgatgatcggtaaggtttattcttgattagttcttgaaacttttcaagaccattaagactcccactaactccttgacatataagattctcttgtcatgaaacatttcttgacaaaaacaaatattcaagagttagtgcagttcttatcaagacaaaacatttcacaaaattggtcctagttggtgtttgtctt includes these proteins:
- the LOC111910537 gene encoding lanC-like protein GCR2, yielding MADRFYPNEMPEFIKEEEPPPPETTTNPLTKTLSLPYNLFSDQLKRAAFDLKDTIVLETWGNTGKRLKDYTLYTGALGTAFMVFKAYKVTHTKKDLDLCKDILKACDSASVGSSRVTFICGQAGVSALGVVVAKQSNDDHLFNHYLTRFKEIKLPKDLPNELLYGRAGYLWACLFINKNLGENIISSTHMREIKDEIIKAGRNMSTSECPLMYEWYGKRYWGAAHGLAGIMNVLMDMELTEDELKDVKGTLIYMINNRFSSGNYRSSESSNSDHLIHWCHGAPGMVLTLTKAATVFGSDEFLKAAIDAGEVVWKRGLLKKVGICHGISGNAYVFLSLYRLTGDIKFLYRAKAFATFLYHKSQTLITQGSMHGGDRPFSLFEGIGGTAYLFLDMVDPSMARFPAYEI